Proteins co-encoded in one Rattus rattus isolate New Zealand chromosome 5, Rrattus_CSIRO_v1, whole genome shotgun sequence genomic window:
- the LOC116900886 gene encoding LOW QUALITY PROTEIN: olfactory receptor 4P4-like (The sequence of the model RefSeq protein was modified relative to this genomic sequence to represent the inferred CDS: inserted 2 bases in 1 codon), producing MVCNEGSSMECQKNISEFLLMGLSSKHHIEVLCFIFFLFCYCSILCWNLLILFSIGYSSLFNQPMYYFLSHLSSMDICYTSCVTPKLIGDLLVRRKTISXSNCILQVFVMHFFGMIEILFLTAMAFDRCVAICRPLHYMVIMSRPRCHVLIWASWIGGVAHSLPQVMMLICLPFCGPNEIDNYYCEVFSLLKVACTDTYITGILMVANSGVVAFVIFVLLFGSYVVILFTLRNYSAEGRRKALSTCGSHISVVILFFGPSIYSYLRPPTTYPEDKIFALFYTIIAPMFNPLIYTLRNTEMKTAIKKVWCQRIFLGEKHN from the exons ATGGTTTGCAATGAAGGGTCCTCTATG GAGTGCCAGAAGAACATATCAGAATTTCTCCTCATGGGGCTGTCTTCCAAGCACCATATTGAAGtgctttgcttcattttcttcttattctgCTACTGTTCCATCTTGTGTTGGAATCTGCTCATCCTTTTCTCAATTGGATACAGTTCTCTCTTCAATCAACCCATGTACTATTTCCTCAGTCATTTATCTTCTATGGACATTTGCTATACCTCCTGTGTGACACCCAAACTGATTGGGGATCTGCTTGTAAGGAGAAAAACCATCTC TAGCAACTGCATACTGCAGGTATTTGTCATGCACTTCTTTGGAATGATTGAAATCTTATTTCTGACAGCCATGGCCTTTGACCGCTGTGTGGCCATCTGTAGGCCTCTTCACTACATGGTGATCATGAGCAGACCCAGGTGCCATGTTCTTATCTGGGCTTCCTGGATTGGTGGTGTTGCCCATTCCCTTCCCCAGGTTATGATGCTAATCTGTTTGCCCTTCTGTGGCCCCAACGAAATTGACAACTACTACTGTGAAGTTTTCTCTTTGCTGAAAGTTGCTTGCACTGACACCTACATCACTGGTATCCTCATGGTTGCCAATTCAGGAGTTGTTGCCTTTGTaatctttgttctcttgtttGGCTCATATGTAGTTATACTGTTCACATTAAGGAATTACTCAGCAGAAGGGAGACGTAAAGctctttctacctgtgggtcccATATCTCtgtggttattttattctttggacCTTCCATCTATTCCTATCTTAGACCACCTACCACTTACCCTGAGGACAAAATCTTTGCCCTGTTTTACACTATTATTGCTCCTATGTTCAACCCCCTGATATATACTCtaagaaatacagagatgaagACTGCCATAAAAAAGGTTTGGTGTCAGAGAATATTTTTAGGAGAAAAGCATAATTAA